From a single Streptomyces liliifuscus genomic region:
- a CDS encoding winged helix-turn-helix transcriptional regulator gives MEWLEASTENCPIQRTLDVVGEKWTLLILRDAVNGVRRFDDFHRHIGLSEAVLSDRLRKLVSTGILKTVPYQEAGSRSRNEYRLTRKGWDLWPVLMALSQWGETHALDAEGPVLDVRHTDCDAPVRVVVECSTEHSTLTPREVTARLGPGARLRS, from the coding sequence ATGGAGTGGCTTGAGGCGAGCACGGAGAACTGCCCCATCCAGCGGACGCTCGACGTGGTCGGGGAGAAATGGACGCTGCTGATCCTGCGTGACGCCGTCAACGGCGTCCGCCGCTTCGACGACTTCCACCGCCACATCGGCCTGTCGGAGGCCGTCCTCAGCGACCGCCTGCGGAAGCTGGTCTCGACCGGGATCCTCAAGACCGTCCCCTACCAGGAGGCGGGCAGCCGCTCCCGCAACGAGTACCGGCTGACCCGCAAGGGCTGGGACCTGTGGCCCGTCCTGATGGCACTGAGCCAGTGGGGCGAGACCCACGCCCTCGACGCCGAGGGCCCCGTACTGGACGTCCGCCACACCGACTGCGACGCTCCGGTCCGCGTCGTCGTGGAGTGCTCCACGGAACACTCCACGCTCACCCCCAGGGAAGTCACCGCCCGACTGGGACCCGGCGCCCGCCTCCGCTCCTGA
- a CDS encoding TetR/AcrR family transcriptional regulator has translation MVRYAKEHKQVTRQRIIEKAGHRFKQDGIDGSGISTLMSDAGLTNGAFYAHFASKDDLVAHVVAEELRTQVASYGTLRPGRPGLEDFVREYLSPEHRDHPGLGCPSAALLDEIGRCGDETKHAYTDGARDIVEEIAARLTPENPRSARGRAIGLFTMVVGTLQLSRALSDRKFSDEVLDQGIENALAFMR, from the coding sequence GTGGTGCGCTACGCCAAGGAGCACAAGCAGGTGACGCGGCAACGCATCATCGAGAAGGCCGGCCATCGGTTCAAGCAGGACGGCATCGACGGCTCGGGCATCTCCACACTGATGTCGGATGCCGGGCTCACCAACGGAGCCTTCTACGCCCACTTCGCGTCCAAGGACGACCTCGTCGCCCATGTCGTGGCCGAGGAACTGCGCACGCAGGTCGCGAGCTACGGCACACTGCGCCCCGGCCGCCCGGGGCTCGAGGACTTCGTGCGCGAATACCTGTCGCCCGAGCACCGGGACCACCCCGGTCTCGGGTGCCCCTCCGCCGCCCTGCTCGACGAGATCGGCCGCTGCGGGGACGAGACCAAGCACGCCTACACCGACGGCGCGCGGGACATCGTGGAGGAGATCGCCGCCCGCCTGACACCCGAGAACCCGCGGTCCGCCCGGGGCAGGGCCATCGGGCTCTTCACCATGGTGGTGGGGACGTTGCAACTGTCCCGCGCCCTGTCCGACCGGAAGTTCTCCGACGAGGTCCTCGATCAGGGAATCGAGAACGCCCTCGCGTTCATGCGCTGA
- a CDS encoding SDR family oxidoreductase, which translates to MIIVTGATGQLGRQTVERLLTRVPADQVGVSVRDPQKAQALADQGIRVRQGSFTDAASLAHAFEGASQVLIVSVDKMGEEAVRQHRAAIDGAVAAGARRILYTSHMGASASSRFQPCRDHAATEDALRTSGVAFTSLRNGFYATSAVQFLGHAMRSGDVALPADGPVSWTAHADLADAAAVILADDGRFDGPTPPLTAAQALTFDDIARIATDVTGRTITRSTAPDDRFRQQLMGRGVPAEAADQLLGLFAASRAGEFAAVDPTLATLLGREPTTLGTVLRKELPDNDGH; encoded by the coding sequence ATGATCATCGTGACCGGAGCCACCGGACAGCTCGGACGCCAGACCGTCGAACGGCTGCTGACCCGCGTACCAGCGGATCAGGTCGGCGTCAGCGTCCGCGACCCACAGAAGGCGCAGGCGCTCGCCGACCAGGGGATACGGGTGCGGCAAGGCAGCTTCACAGACGCCGCGAGCCTCGCCCACGCCTTCGAGGGCGCCTCCCAGGTGCTCATCGTTTCCGTCGACAAGATGGGCGAAGAAGCCGTGCGGCAGCACCGCGCCGCGATCGACGGTGCCGTCGCGGCCGGCGCCCGCCGCATCCTCTACACCAGCCACATGGGCGCCAGTGCCTCGTCGCGCTTCCAGCCCTGCCGCGACCACGCCGCCACCGAGGACGCGCTGCGCACCTCCGGCGTAGCGTTCACCTCACTGCGCAACGGCTTCTACGCCACCAGTGCGGTGCAGTTCCTCGGTCACGCCATGCGCTCCGGCGACGTTGCGCTCCCCGCGGACGGACCCGTCAGCTGGACCGCACACGCCGACCTCGCCGACGCCGCCGCCGTCATCCTGGCCGACGACGGCCGCTTCGACGGCCCCACTCCCCCGCTCACCGCGGCACAGGCGTTGACCTTCGACGACATCGCACGCATCGCCACCGACGTCACCGGCCGCACCATCACAAGGAGCACCGCACCGGACGACCGGTTCCGGCAGCAGCTGATGGGCCGCGGCGTCCCCGCCGAGGCGGCGGACCAGCTGCTGGGCCTCTTCGCGGCGAGCCGCGCCGGTGAATTCGCCGCCGTCGACCCGACACTGGCCACCCTGCTCGGCCGCGAACCCACCACCCTGGGCACGGTCCTGCGCAAGGAACTGCCCGACAACGACGGGCACTGA
- a CDS encoding carboxymuconolactone decarboxylase family protein produces the protein MDTRFNLFDNEIAGRFAKRFAGAGLLIQQSPLPKSTQELVSLRASQINGCGWCIDMHTKEAAAAGETAVRLNLVAAWRESTVFTEAERAALALTEEGTRLADAHEGVSDETWAQARKHYNDDQIASLVCLVALINAANRLAVIVHQRGGSYEPGMFAAAFD, from the coding sequence ATGGACACCCGATTCAACCTGTTCGACAACGAGATCGCCGGCAGGTTCGCCAAGCGGTTCGCAGGCGCCGGCCTGCTGATCCAGCAGTCACCGCTGCCGAAGTCCACACAGGAGCTGGTGTCGCTGCGCGCCAGCCAGATCAACGGCTGCGGTTGGTGCATCGACATGCACACCAAGGAGGCCGCGGCCGCCGGTGAGACCGCGGTCCGGCTCAACCTGGTCGCCGCCTGGCGCGAGTCCACCGTGTTCACCGAGGCCGAGCGGGCCGCGCTGGCGCTCACCGAAGAGGGCACGCGGCTGGCCGACGCCCACGAGGGCGTGTCCGACGAGACCTGGGCCCAGGCACGCAAGCACTACAACGACGACCAGATCGCCTCGCTGGTCTGCCTGGTCGCCCTGATCAACGCGGCCAACCGGCTCGCCGTGATCGTCCACCAGCGGGGCGGCTCCTACGAGCCCGGCATGTTCGCCGCCGCATTCGACTGA
- a CDS encoding TetR/AcrR family transcriptional regulator, protein MPSRSRATVGAAAVDSDSGSDSAAVGRGQTRQRVIEAAADLLAREGRDAVTTRAVAVAAGLQPPAIYRLFGDKEGLLEAVAEHGFATFLAAKHVDPDPQDLIEDLRDGWDLAVEFGLANPALYTLMYSEPTRATSPAFRAGMEILMGRVRRLAAGGRLRVDEELAATLIHATARGAVLTWLSLPEDRRNPALLTTLRESMVAAVTNQKPAVQDTGPAGAARALRATLPEQTTLSGAEQHLLREWLDRLASEG, encoded by the coding sequence ATGCCATCACGTTCGCGCGCCACGGTCGGTGCTGCCGCCGTCGATTCCGATTCCGGTTCCGACTCCGCAGCTGTCGGCCGTGGGCAGACCCGGCAACGCGTCATCGAGGCCGCCGCCGATCTGCTGGCGCGCGAGGGCCGTGACGCCGTCACCACCCGCGCGGTCGCGGTTGCGGCAGGGTTGCAACCACCTGCCATCTACCGACTGTTCGGTGACAAGGAGGGGCTGCTCGAAGCGGTGGCCGAGCATGGCTTCGCCACGTTTCTCGCGGCGAAGCACGTCGACCCGGACCCGCAGGACCTCATCGAGGACCTCCGGGACGGCTGGGACCTGGCGGTCGAGTTCGGTCTGGCCAACCCCGCGCTGTACACACTGATGTACAGCGAGCCCACGAGGGCCACATCGCCCGCCTTCAGGGCCGGCATGGAGATCCTGATGGGTCGTGTCCGCCGCCTGGCGGCCGGTGGCCGGCTCCGCGTCGACGAGGAACTAGCGGCCACGCTCATCCACGCCACGGCACGCGGCGCCGTGCTCACCTGGCTGTCCCTGCCCGAAGACCGGCGCAACCCGGCCCTGTTGACCACTCTTCGGGAGTCCATGGTCGCCGCGGTGACCAACCAGAAGCCGGCCGTGCAGGACACGGGCCCGGCCGGTGCCGCCCGCGCCCTGCGCGCCACGCTGCCCGAGCAGACGACTCTCAGCGGCGCGGAGCAGCACTTGCTGAGGGAGTGGCTGGACCGCCTCGCCTCTGAAGGCTGA
- a CDS encoding PaaI family thioesterase has protein sequence MGRTRTYEWEDPAILAEAAGRMAGIDFLREVQAGRLPAPPIGCSMDFALDEVEPGRAVFSLMPGEEHYNPIGSVHGGIFATLLDSAAGCAVQSTLPQGMAYTSLDLTVKFLRRITVDTGRVRAIGTIVNQGRQTALAQAQLVDAKDRLLAHATSSCLLFPVPPAQG, from the coding sequence GTGGGACGAACACGAACGTATGAATGGGAAGACCCAGCGATCCTGGCGGAGGCCGCCGGGCGCATGGCCGGTATCGACTTCCTGCGCGAGGTGCAGGCGGGGCGACTGCCGGCGCCGCCCATCGGCTGCAGCATGGACTTCGCCTTGGACGAGGTGGAGCCCGGCAGGGCGGTCTTCTCCCTGATGCCGGGGGAGGAGCACTACAACCCGATCGGCAGCGTGCACGGCGGAATCTTCGCCACCCTGCTCGACTCGGCGGCGGGTTGCGCCGTCCAGTCCACCCTCCCGCAGGGCATGGCGTACACCTCGCTCGACCTGACGGTGAAGTTCCTGCGGCGGATCACCGTGGACACGGGCCGGGTGCGAGCCATCGGTACGATCGTCAACCAGGGCCGTCAAACCGCCCTCGCCCAGGCGCAGTTGGTCGACGCGAAGGACCGTCTGCTCGCCCACGCCACCAGTAGCTGCCTGCTCTTTCCGGTGCCGCCCGCGCAAGGTTGA
- a CDS encoding amidohydrolase family protein: protein MSTDDTTSARLLEQLRRQSADPRRRILFTGATIVTMDPELGVLHDSDLLIEGDAIAAIGPDLTAEAGEGAVVVDASGTILAPGFVDTHRHAWEAQLRRIMPDVDDLGGYVMSTLAGYATVYRPQDMYVGTKLAALTAIDSGITTMLDFSHNSRTREHSDAAIEALRDTGIRGVHASMGPHFGEWDRQWPADLTRLKDQYFSSDDQLLTLRMATLATDEIAGPVLAYGPELARTAADLGIGVSVDAVFGTASSEAVLSWAEHGILGPDVTLIHATGLTSEAWKVMGESGTTVALAPTSDAQIGLETAIPAVDEALAVGIRPGLSIDVEVALASDMFTQMRALLAIQRMRAVNAAYGTGGDLSRITTHDVLDFATLQGARTNGLGDVTGSLTPGKKADLLVVQAEDLNNMPLNDPIGTLVLGSDARNITGVLVGGEPRKWNGQVLDVDLPALRSEVSASRTYVLNTPAG from the coding sequence ATGAGCACCGACGACACCACCAGCGCCCGTCTTCTCGAACAACTGCGACGCCAGTCCGCCGACCCGCGTCGGCGGATCCTGTTCACCGGCGCCACCATCGTCACGATGGACCCGGAACTGGGCGTCCTGCACGACAGCGACCTGCTCATCGAGGGCGACGCCATCGCCGCGATCGGGCCGGACCTGACCGCGGAGGCCGGGGAGGGCGCGGTGGTCGTGGATGCCTCCGGCACGATCCTGGCTCCCGGTTTCGTCGACACCCACCGGCACGCCTGGGAGGCCCAGCTGCGCCGGATCATGCCCGACGTCGACGACCTCGGCGGCTATGTGATGTCCACGCTCGCCGGATACGCCACCGTCTACCGCCCGCAGGACATGTACGTCGGCACCAAGCTGGCGGCGCTGACCGCGATCGACAGCGGCATCACCACCATGCTCGACTTCTCCCACAACTCCCGTACCCGCGAGCACTCCGACGCGGCGATCGAAGCGCTGCGGGACACCGGTATCCGCGGGGTGCACGCCTCGATGGGGCCGCACTTCGGGGAGTGGGACCGCCAGTGGCCGGCCGACCTGACCCGCCTCAAGGACCAGTACTTCAGCAGCGACGACCAGTTGCTCACGCTCCGCATGGCGACGCTGGCCACCGACGAGATCGCAGGACCCGTCCTCGCGTACGGCCCCGAACTCGCCCGTACCGCAGCCGACTTGGGCATCGGCGTCAGCGTCGACGCAGTCTTCGGTACGGCCTCGTCCGAGGCTGTACTGTCCTGGGCCGAGCACGGAATCCTCGGCCCCGATGTCACCCTGATCCACGCCACCGGTCTGACCTCCGAGGCATGGAAGGTGATGGGGGAGTCGGGCACCACGGTCGCCCTCGCGCCCACCTCGGACGCGCAGATCGGGCTGGAGACAGCCATCCCCGCCGTGGACGAGGCGCTCGCCGTCGGCATCCGCCCCGGTCTGAGCATCGACGTCGAAGTCGCCCTGGCCAGCGACATGTTCACCCAGATGCGGGCCCTGCTCGCGATCCAGCGGATGCGCGCGGTCAACGCCGCCTACGGCACGGGCGGCGATCTCTCCCGCATCACCACGCACGACGTCCTGGACTTCGCCACTCTCCAGGGCGCGCGGACCAACGGCCTCGGCGACGTCACCGGTTCGCTCACGCCCGGGAAGAAGGCCGACCTGCTGGTCGTCCAGGCCGAGGACCTCAACAACATGCCCCTCAACGACCCCATCGGCACACTGGTGTTGGGCTCAGACGCCCGCAACATCACCGGCGTCCTGGTGGGCGGCGAGCCCCGCAAGTGGAACGGCCAGGTCCTCGACGTGGACCTGCCCGCACTGCGCAGCGAGGTCAGCGCGTCCCGTACGTACGTGCTCAACACACCGGCCGGCTGA
- a CDS encoding RNA polymerase sigma-70 factor: MSEYSERAEDTAGQLAEGGRTDPATEAFVAHRNLLFTVAYEMLGSAADAEDVLQETWLRWAGVDLGTVRDQRAYLVRITTRQALSRLRTLGRRKESYVGSWLPEPLLTAPDVAEDVELADSVSMAMLLVLETLQPTERAVFVLREVFDLAYDEIAEAVDKNPAAVRQIAHRARAHVAARRPRGVVSPAETRDALDAFQRAVDTGDLQSLLDILAPDVVLLGDGGGVKQAVLRPIMGADKVARLLVAGMGRVADALSLRPAQVNGHPALIVRLDGELDTVVAVRIDDGLITGLYAVRNPEKLSHMERETALRR; encoded by the coding sequence ATGAGCGAGTACAGCGAGCGCGCGGAGGACACGGCCGGGCAACTCGCCGAGGGCGGACGCACGGACCCCGCCACCGAGGCGTTCGTCGCCCATCGGAACCTGCTGTTCACCGTCGCCTACGAGATGCTCGGCTCGGCCGCCGACGCGGAGGACGTCCTTCAGGAGACCTGGCTGCGATGGGCGGGCGTCGACCTCGGCACCGTGCGGGACCAGCGCGCGTACCTGGTCCGGATCACCACCCGGCAGGCGCTGAGCCGGCTGCGTACGCTCGGCCGCCGCAAGGAGTCCTACGTCGGCTCCTGGCTGCCCGAGCCGTTGCTCACCGCGCCCGACGTGGCCGAGGACGTCGAACTGGCCGACAGCGTCTCGATGGCGATGCTGCTGGTGCTGGAGACTCTGCAGCCGACCGAGCGGGCGGTGTTCGTGCTGCGCGAGGTGTTCGACCTCGCGTACGACGAGATCGCCGAGGCCGTCGACAAGAACCCGGCCGCGGTCCGCCAGATCGCGCACCGGGCCCGGGCGCATGTCGCGGCGCGCAGGCCGCGCGGGGTCGTCTCCCCGGCCGAGACCCGGGACGCGCTCGACGCGTTCCAGCGGGCGGTCGACACGGGCGATCTGCAGAGCCTGCTCGACATCCTCGCGCCGGACGTCGTCCTCCTCGGCGACGGTGGCGGGGTCAAGCAGGCCGTACTGCGACCCATCATGGGCGCCGACAAGGTGGCCCGCCTGCTGGTCGCGGGGATGGGCAGGGTCGCCGACGCGCTGTCACTGCGGCCGGCGCAGGTCAACGGCCACCCGGCGCTGATCGTCCGACTCGACGGCGAGCTCGACACCGTCGTCGCGGTACGCATCGACGACGGCCTCATCACCGGCCTCTACGCCGTACGCAATCCGGAGAAGCTGTCCCACATGGAGCGGGAGACCGCCCTGCGTCGCTGA